A window from Corynebacterium accolens encodes these proteins:
- a CDS encoding thiamine biosynthesis protein X, with protein sequence MKKFSRFATAGLVFAAGLSLAACHPPNQQDSESGKIDNASTFTGEAPAQKDAETSSSAATTETEVDPEGLQNGVEEPEQQPKATATQLPQ encoded by the coding sequence ATGAAGAAATTCTCCCGTTTCGCTACCGCTGGATTAGTATTTGCCGCCGGCCTTTCCTTGGCCGCATGCCACCCGCCGAATCAGCAAGATTCTGAATCCGGCAAGATCGACAATGCATCGACCTTTACCGGCGAAGCACCGGCGCAGAAGGATGCCGAGACGTCCTCGTCTGCTGCCACCACCGAGACCGAAGTGGATCCGGAGGGCCTGCAAAACGGGGTCGAGGAACCTGAGCAGCAGCCAAAGGCCACCGCGACGCAACTGCCGCAATAA
- a CDS encoding PhoH family protein encodes MTRPSVLSTALGTTENDVATKTYVLDTSVLLSDPWALRKFAEHEVVLPVVVISELEGKRHHPELGWFARQALRFLEELRATYEALDQPVPVNVDGGTLRVELNHQDQSLLPAAFRGPEGDHRILACALNLAHEGKDTVLVTKDVPLRVKAGAVGVQADEYHAQDVILTGYSGMATAYTTTDVIDALYSDGEVLLDGVVTDDDTPVEDLPVHCGITLVGGAQSALGRILPDGAVRLVRGDRNAFGLQGRSAEQRIALDLLLDPEVGIVSIGGRAGTGKSALALCAGLEAVLERGEHRRIVVFRPMYAVGGQSLGYLPGSESEKMNPWAQAVYDTLEGLVSDNVLEEIHERGLIEVLPLTHIRGRSLHDAFVIVDEAQSLERNVLLTVLSRLGEGSRVVLTHDVAQRDNLRVGRHDGVQAVIEKLKGHELFSHITLQRSERSAIAELVTDLLEGND; translated from the coding sequence ATGACTCGCCCCTCTGTACTTTCTACTGCACTAGGCACCACGGAAAATGACGTCGCTACCAAGACCTACGTGCTTGATACCTCGGTTTTATTATCTGACCCGTGGGCGCTGCGAAAATTTGCCGAACACGAGGTCGTCCTTCCCGTCGTGGTTATCTCTGAATTGGAAGGAAAACGTCATCACCCAGAGCTTGGCTGGTTCGCCCGCCAAGCTCTTCGCTTTTTGGAAGAGCTGCGCGCTACCTATGAGGCGCTCGACCAGCCCGTTCCGGTCAACGTGGACGGCGGTACCTTGCGGGTAGAGCTCAACCACCAAGACCAATCGCTCTTGCCGGCCGCATTCCGCGGGCCGGAAGGAGACCACCGCATCTTGGCCTGCGCCTTGAACCTGGCACACGAAGGCAAGGACACGGTTCTTGTTACCAAGGACGTGCCGCTGCGCGTTAAGGCTGGCGCCGTGGGCGTGCAGGCCGATGAATATCACGCTCAGGACGTCATTTTGACCGGGTACTCCGGTATGGCCACCGCCTATACCACCACGGATGTCATCGATGCCCTCTACAGCGATGGGGAAGTGCTGCTCGATGGGGTCGTCACGGACGATGACACCCCAGTGGAAGACTTGCCGGTGCACTGCGGCATCACCTTGGTCGGCGGCGCGCAATCTGCCCTGGGCCGCATTCTGCCGGACGGGGCGGTGCGCCTGGTGCGCGGCGATCGAAATGCCTTTGGCCTGCAGGGGCGTTCGGCGGAACAGCGCATCGCCCTCGATCTCCTGTTGGATCCGGAAGTCGGCATCGTGTCCATCGGTGGTAGGGCAGGCACCGGCAAATCCGCGCTGGCCTTATGCGCCGGCTTGGAGGCGGTCTTAGAGCGCGGTGAACATCGCCGCATCGTGGTCTTTCGGCCGATGTACGCCGTCGGCGGGCAGTCGCTGGGTTACCTGCCGGGCTCTGAGTCAGAGAAGATGAACCCGTGGGCCCAAGCGGTCTATGACACCTTGGAAGGCTTAGTCTCTGACAACGTGCTGGAGGAGATCCACGAACGCGGGCTCATCGAGGTCCTGCCCCTAACCCATATTCGCGGCCGTTCTTTGCACGATGCCTTCGTTATCGTGGACGAGGCGCAGTCGCTGGAGCGCAATGTTTTGCTTACCGTGCTCTCGCGCTTGGGGGAAGGCTCGCGAGTAGTGCTCACCCATGACGTTGCCCAGCGCGATAACCTGCGGGTGGGCCGCCACGATGGGGTACAGGCGGTCATCGAAAAGCTCAAGGGCCATGAGCTTTTCTCGCACATTACCCTTCAGCGATCGGAGCGCTCTGCCATTGCGGAGCTAGTAACGGATCTATTGGAGGGCAATGATTAA
- the mca gene encoding mycothiol conjugate amidase Mca — MSDFRLLAIHAHPDDESSKGAATTARYAAEGADVMVLTCTGGERGDIINPAMDRPGVKENMAEVRREEMAKAARALGVQHQWLGHVDSGLPDPEEGKSMEDLLPEGCFALMGDDAAAQEMVRVIRSFRPQVIITYDENGGYPHPDHLMVHRASMIAWEKAGDPDYHPELGEPWEPLKLYYSHGFVYQRMKMFHDLLLEEGKPSPYGPMLARWDTAFGDIMARVTTQVECADYFQNRDDALRAHATQIDPAGAFLATSVEVQQRLWPTEEFELAKTRVSTSLPENDLFAGIEKNEET; from the coding sequence GTGAGCGACTTTCGCCTCCTAGCAATCCACGCACACCCGGACGATGAATCCTCTAAGGGTGCTGCGACTACGGCCCGTTACGCTGCAGAAGGTGCGGATGTAATGGTGCTGACCTGCACCGGTGGTGAACGCGGTGACATTATTAACCCGGCTATGGACCGTCCTGGCGTTAAGGAAAACATGGCTGAGGTACGCCGCGAGGAAATGGCTAAGGCAGCCCGCGCGCTTGGGGTCCAACACCAGTGGTTAGGCCACGTTGATTCCGGCCTGCCGGATCCTGAGGAAGGCAAGAGCATGGAAGACCTTTTGCCGGAAGGCTGCTTTGCCCTGATGGGTGATGATGCGGCGGCCCAGGAAATGGTGCGCGTTATTCGCTCGTTCCGCCCGCAGGTCATCATTACCTATGACGAAAATGGCGGCTACCCGCACCCAGACCACCTCATGGTCCACCGAGCATCTATGATTGCGTGGGAAAAAGCCGGTGACCCTGACTACCACCCAGAATTGGGCGAGCCCTGGGAGCCGCTGAAGCTGTACTACTCGCATGGCTTTGTGTACCAGCGCATGAAGATGTTCCACGATCTCCTCCTTGAGGAGGGCAAACCCAGCCCGTATGGTCCTATGCTGGCGCGCTGGGATACGGCTTTTGGCGATATCATGGCTCGCGTTACCACGCAGGTGGAGTGCGCCGATTACTTCCAAAACCGCGACGATGCGCTGCGGGCGCACGCGACGCAGATCGATCCTGCGGGCGCATTCTTGGCCACCTCCGTGGAGGTTCAACAGCGTCTGTGGCCTACAGAAGAGTTTGAATTAGCTAAGACCCGAGTATCGACGTCGCTGCCGGAAAATGATTTATTTGCGGGCATTGAAAAGAACGAGGAGACTTAA
- a CDS encoding LysR family transcriptional regulator substrate-binding protein: MLRLAFVTGTEPGKWFQRFQDNTAHGGLSTVDADDSMAELLAGHVDLALTRLPDPRVDDSFHVVRLYEEAPGLAVPKDSVYAEVGEALALADVSDEHLNYRLTDAGEVDIAAVREALQVVAANVGIAIAPLPLLKILSKKQVVPLALKDSGVPVTEIALVWRKAEDGEAIQDFVGIAKGRTARSSRQEKPKRTAREKAKAKQSRRIVNNPLQKQKKCPKQRKRR, translated from the coding sequence ATGCTGCGCTTAGCCTTTGTGACCGGTACGGAACCTGGAAAATGGTTTCAGAGATTTCAGGACAATACTGCCCACGGCGGTTTATCCACCGTCGATGCGGATGACAGCATGGCAGAATTGCTCGCAGGTCACGTGGATCTGGCGCTAACGCGCCTGCCGGATCCGCGGGTGGATGACTCTTTCCACGTGGTGCGCCTTTATGAGGAGGCCCCCGGCCTTGCGGTTCCAAAAGACTCGGTCTATGCGGAGGTGGGTGAGGCGCTTGCGCTTGCCGATGTCTCCGATGAGCACCTCAACTACCGCCTCACCGATGCCGGCGAGGTCGATATCGCCGCCGTACGAGAGGCCCTGCAGGTGGTCGCGGCCAATGTGGGCATCGCCATCGCACCGCTGCCGCTATTAAAAATCCTCAGCAAGAAACAGGTGGTTCCGCTCGCGCTCAAGGATAGCGGCGTGCCGGTGACGGAAATTGCCTTGGTTTGGCGGAAGGCGGAGGATGGCGAGGCCATCCAGGACTTTGTGGGCATCGCTAAGGGCCGCACCGCTCGCTCCTCCAGGCAGGAAAAGCCGAAGCGCACCGCCCGTGAAAAAGCTAAAGCCAAACAGTCTCGAAGGATTGTTAACAATCCGTTACAGAAACAAAAGAAGTGCCCTAAGCAGCGCAAACGACGATGA
- the glyA gene encoding serine hydroxymethyltransferase — protein MASFNTDLRDLDPDVFGAIQGEISRQRETLEMIASENFVPRAVLQAQGSVLTNKYAEGYPGRRYYGGCEHVDVVEDLARDRAKALFNAEFANVQPHSGAQANAAVLSSIAEPGDKILGLSLAHGGHLTHGMKLNFSGKLYDVAAYGVDPETMRVDMDKLREQALKEKPKVIIGGWSAXPRTXDFAAFREIADEVGAYLWVDMAHFAGLVAAGLHPNPVEHADIVSTTVHKTLGGPRSGMILAKQEYAKKLNSNVFPGQQGGPLMHAVAAKAISMKIAASEEFKERQERTLEGARILADRLLAEDTQAAGVDVVSGGTDVHLVLVDLRNSQLDGQQAEDLLHQVGITVNRNAVPNDPRPPMVTSGLRIGTSALATRGLDAEAFTEVADVIGTALAQGNNADVEALRRRVDKIAEDYPLYEGLEDWKLV, from the coding sequence ATGGCTTCTTTTAATACTGACCTGCGCGATCTTGACCCAGATGTTTTCGGTGCTATCCAGGGAGAAATTTCCCGCCAGCGCGAAACCCTGGAAATGATCGCGTCTGAAAACTTCGTGCCGCGCGCCGTCTTGCAGGCACAGGGCTCTGTCCTGACCAATAAGTACGCCGAGGGCTACCCAGGGCGTCGTTACTATGGCGGCTGCGAGCACGTCGACGTCGTTGAGGATCTTGCCCGCGACCGCGCGAAGGCGCTCTTCAACGCGGAATTTGCCAACGTGCAGCCGCACTCCGGCGCGCAGGCTAATGCCGCAGTCCTGTCCAGCATCGCGGAACCGGGCGATAAGATCCTCGGCCTGTCCTTGGCCCACGGTGGACACCTGACCCACGGCATGAAGCTGAACTTCTCCGGCAAGCTTTACGATGTCGCAGCTTATGGCGTGGACCCAGAGACCATGCGCGTGGACATGGATAAGCTGCGCGAGCAGGCACTTAAGGAGAAGCCAAAGGTTATCATCGGCGGTTGGTCCGCTTWCCCSCGCACCCYGGATTTCGCGGCCTTCCGCGAAATCGCCGATGAGGTGGGCGCTTACCTGTGGGTTGATATGGCCCACTTCGCGGGCTTGGTTGCCGCGGGCCTGCACCCGAACCCTGTCGAGCACGCCGATATCGTCTCCACCACCGTGCACAAGACCTTGGGCGGTCCGCGCTCCGGCATGATCTTGGCCAAGCAGGAGTACGCAAAGAAGCTGAACTCCAACGTCTTCCCGGGTCAGCAGGGTGGACCGCTGATGCACGCGGTGGCGGCAAAGGCCATTTCCATGAAGATTGCGGCCAGCGAGGAATTCAAGGAGCGGCAGGAGCGCACCCTTGAGGGCGCCCGCATTCTGGCCGATCGCCTCTTGGCAGAAGACACTCAGGCAGCTGGCGTGGACGTTGTGTCCGGCGGCACCGATGTCCACCTCGTCTTGGTCGATCTGCGCAACTCGCAGCTCGATGGTCAGCAGGCAGAAGACCTCCTGCACCAGGTAGGAATCACCGTCAACCGCAATGCGGTCCCGAACGATCCTCGTCCGCCGATGGTCACCTCGGGCCTGCGCATCGGCACCTCCGCCCTGGCCACCCGTGGCCTCGATGCGGAAGCCTTCACCGAGGTTGCCGATGTCATCGGTACCGCCTTGGCGCAGGGCAATAACGCCGATGTCGAGGCACTTCGCCGGCGCGTCGACAAGATCGCGGAGGACTACCCGCTGTATGAGGGCCTCGAGGACTGGAAGCTGGTTTAG
- the greA gene encoding transcription elongation factor GreA codes for MAEQQKQYITPETKAKLETELQELIDHRPEVAAEINERREEGDLKENAGYDAAREMQDQEEARIKQISELLANSTTERGTMQEGVAYTGSVVHVYYNGNKDDKETFLIGTRAAATDNKDLETYSEQSPLGAAIIGAQEGETREYSAPNGKTISVTIESAAPYDSAKAATPRES; via the coding sequence ATGGCTGAGCAGCAAAAGCAGTACATCACCCCAGAAACCAAGGCAAAGCTCGAGACCGAGCTGCAGGAGCTTATCGATCACCGCCCTGAGGTTGCAGCGGAAATCAATGAGCGCCGCGAAGAGGGCGACCTGAAAGAAAACGCCGGCTACGATGCCGCCCGCGAGATGCAGGACCAGGAAGAGGCCCGCATCAAGCAGATTTCTGAGCTGCTGGCTAACTCCACCACCGAGCGTGGCACCATGCAGGAGGGCGTTGCCTACACCGGCAGCGTCGTTCACGTGTACTACAACGGCAACAAGGACGATAAGGAAACCTTCCTCATCGGCACCCGCGCTGCTGCGACCGATAACAAGGACTTGGAGACCTACTCCGAGCAGTCCCCGCTGGGCGCCGCCATCATCGGCGCACAGGAGGGTGAAACCCGCGAGTACTCCGCACCAAATGGTAAGACCATCTCAGTAACCATCGAGTCGGCCGCCCCGTACGATTCCGCCAAGGCTGCCACCCCGCGCGAGTCCTAA
- a CDS encoding MDR family MFS transporter, whose translation MVDTVEKAPAQGQSRADNLGLIFSALVLTMLMSSLGQMIFSSALPTIVGELGGVDHMSWVISAFLVTMTIAMPISGKLGDMLGRKWLYIGGIAVFVVGSAIGGFADSMTVLIIAXAVQGFGAGXMMISSQSIIAEVTSSRERGKFMGIMGGVFGLSSVLGPVLGGWFTDGPGWRWGMWMNIPLGLLAMVVCILVLNLRVGQADMKRFDWLGATFIAITTASLILMTTWGGTEYDWDSSMILTLGAITLVGAIITTIVELRAAEPLIPVRLFKNRNMALTTLSGVILGLAMFGVLGYMPTYLQMVHTLSPTNAGLMMIPMMVGLIGTSTGVGFIIARTGRYKIYPLIGLAITAGALFWMSRLSVDTSLTQLGFEFLAFGIGLGMVMQVLVLIVQNSFPLSQVGTATAANNFFRQIGSALGASLVGSMFINNMQDEMANRLPRAIQQLGPEGAAYAEKFNNANGNANSLTPDMVSSLPEPLEQAILNSYNDGLTPVIALMVPLVIIALIVLLPLREERLKETID comes from the coding sequence ATGGTAGATACAGTCGAAAAGGCTCCTGCGCAGGGCCAGTCGCGGGCGGATAACCTGGGGCTCATCTTCTCTGCGCTGGTGCTCACCATGTTGATGAGCTCGCTGGGCCAGATGATTTTCTCTTCCGCTTTGCCAACGATTGTTGGTGAGCTTGGCGGCGTTGACCACATGAGCTGGGTCATCTCCGCATTCCTGGTCACCATGACCATCGCCATGCCGATTTCCGGCAAGCTGGGTGACATGCTGGGCCGCAAGTGGCTCTACATTGGCGGCATCGCCGTCTTCGTCGTGGGCTCCGCCATCGGCGGTTTYGCCGATTCCATGACGGTGCTCATCATCGCCCSCGCCGTGCAAGGCTTCGGCGCCGGGKTCATGATGATCTCCTCGCAGTCCATCATCGCCGAGGTCACCTCCTCCCGCGAGCGTGGCAAGTTCATGGGCATTATGGGCGGTGTCTTCGGCCTGTCCTCCGTCCTTGGCCCCGTCTTGGGCGGCTGGTTTACTGATGGCCCCGGCTGGCGCTGGGGCATGTGGATGAATATCCCGCTCGGCCTGCTGGCCATGGTGGTCTGCATCCTGGTGCTCAACCTGCGCGTGGGCCAGGCCGATATGAAGCGCTTTGACTGGCTCGGCGCCACCTTCATCGCCATTACCACCGCTTCCCTAATCCTCATGACCACCTGGGGCGGCACCGAGTACGACTGGGATTCCTCCATGATCCTCACCCTCGGCGCCATCACCCTCGTCGGCGCGATCATTACCACCATCGTGGAATTGCGCGCTGCCGAGCCGCTCATCCCGGTTCGCCTCTTCAAGAACCGCAACATGGCCCTAACCACCCTGTCCGGCGTCATCTTGGGTCTGGCCATGTTCGGCGTGCTGGGCTATATGCCCACCTACCTGCAGATGGTCCACACCCTATCGCCCACCAACGCTGGCCTGATGATGATTCCAATGATGGTTGGCCTTATCGGCACCTCCACCGGAGTTGGCTTCATCATCGCCCGCACCGGCCGCTACAAGATCTACCCCCTCATCGGCCTAGCCATTACCGCAGGCGCCCTGTTCTGGATGTCCCGCCTCTCGGTAGACACCTCGCTCACACAGCTCGGCTTCGAGTTCCTCGCCTTCGGCATCGGCCTGGGCATGGTCATGCAGGTGCTCGTGCTCATCGTCCAGAACTCTTTCCCACTGTCTCAGGTGGGCACGGCCACCGCGGCGAATAACTTCTTCCGCCAGATCGGTTCTGCCCTGGGCGCTTCCCTGGTCGGTTCCATGTTCATCAACAACATGCAGGATGAGATGGCCAACCGCCTGCCGCGGGCCATCCAGCAGCTGGGCCCCGAGGGCGCGGCCTATGCTGAAAAGTTTAATAACGCCAATGGCAATGCCAATAGCCTCACCCCGGATATGGTTTCTTCCCTGCCAGAGCCCCTCGAGCAGGCGATCCTCAATTCCTATAACGATGGCCTCACCCCGGTCATCGCGCTGATGGTCCCGCTCGTCATCATCGCCCTGATCGTCCTGCTTCCCCTGCGCGAAGAGCGCCTGAAGGAGACGATCGATTAG
- a CDS encoding DUF5997 family protein — protein MSEQHNQQQPSGTAMRAQTAAKKLNIYLPAAPEEFQNSAVSHEELRELQHNPPQWLQTLRREGPHPRQEVAHKLGISVTALKKNDMDKPLTTAEISELLEKQPEWLQQARATLAQARGHDVHKDAAEDALEDKD, from the coding sequence GTGAGTGAACAACATAACCAACAGCAACCGTCCGGTACCGCGATGCGCGCGCAGACCGCCGCTAAGAAGCTGAATATCTATCTGCCCGCCGCGCCTGAAGAATTTCAAAATAGCGCGGTCAGCCACGAGGAACTGCGTGAGCTGCAGCACAATCCCCCGCAGTGGCTGCAAACGCTGCGCCGCGAAGGCCCCCACCCCCGGCAAGAAGTTGCCCACAAACTGGGCATTTCCGTTACCGCGCTAAAGAAGAACGACATGGATAAGCCGCTGACCACCGCGGAAATCAGCGAGCTTTTGGAAAAGCAGCCGGAGTGGCTGCAGCAAGCCCGCGCCACGCTGGCGCAGGCTCGCGGCCACGACGTTCACAAGGACGCCGCAGAGGATGCTTTAGAAGATAAGGACTAA
- a CDS encoding DUF4307 domain-containing protein, translating into MTSAGNSRSAARYGSRDKSQKNSGSWTNKALVLIFAAMLVTLLYYGFQYFREKESVNAQISMVTQEVLSDDTTRVWVDVTRNHTDEDAYCIVQAYDYSKSEVGRREFAVPAGGKETHRIAVDVPTNARAVAGGAYGCSGNIPDYLDMDNPDYAESR; encoded by the coding sequence ATGACTTCCGCCGGAAATTCTCGCTCCGCCGCGCGCTACGGCTCGCGCGATAAATCACAAAAGAACTCTGGTAGCTGGACCAATAAGGCGCTGGTGTTGATTTTCGCCGCCATGCTCGTCACCCTTCTTTATTACGGTTTCCAGTATTTTCGGGAAAAAGAATCCGTCAATGCTCAGATCTCTATGGTCACCCAGGAGGTTCTCAGTGATGACACCACGCGCGTCTGGGTCGATGTGACCCGCAATCACACCGATGAAGACGCCTATTGCATCGTGCAGGCCTACGATTACTCCAAATCCGAGGTAGGCCGCCGCGAATTTGCCGTTCCCGCCGGCGGAAAAGAAACGCATCGCATTGCCGTCGATGTCCCCACCAATGCCCGCGCCGTCGCCGGTGGCGCCTATGGCTGCTCCGGCAATATCCCGGATTACCTGGATATGGACAACCCCGACTACGCGGAAAGTCGCTAG
- a CDS encoding LGFP repeat-containing protein, which yields MRKMTRRIAGGFAAATLSVALVACSDAEDAADDAKDSAGSVAADASDAAGSAASDATDAAGSAAEEATGSKDGDAEGAKGETQTITTAHGEEEVPADLAAAIEEKQAEWGDVQSIESSDEGTLATFEGGKYLAYSEETGAQPVIGKIAETWVNEGGLASSVGLPTKPEADAVEANGWTQEFSNGTISWTEGEDGTFAADINA from the coding sequence ATGCGCAAGATGACTCGTCGTATTGCAGGTGGCTTCGCGGCCGCAACCCTTTCCGTTGCTCTCGTTGCATGCTCGGACGCAGAGGACGCCGCCGATGACGCTAAGGATAGCGCTGGCTCCGTAGCCGCAGACGCCTCGGATGCTGCCGGCTCTGCCGCATCCGATGCCACCGACGCCGCTGGTTCCGCCGCCGAAGAGGCAACCGGCTCCAAGGACGGTGATGCAGAGGGCGCCAAGGGCGAAACCCAGACCATCACCACTGCACATGGCGAAGAAGAAGTTCCCGCTGATCTTGCAGCTGCCATCGAGGAAAAGCAGGCCGAGTGGGGCGACGTGCAGAGCATAGAGTCCTCCGATGAAGGCACCCTGGCTACCTTCGAGGGTGGCAAGTACTTGGCATACTCTGAGGAGACTGGTGCGCAGCCGGTCATCGGCAAGATTGCTGAAACCTGGGTAAACGAGGGCGGACTCGCTTCCTCCGTTGGCCTGCCTACCAAGCCAGAGGCTGACGCAGTCGAGGCGAACGGCTGGACCCAGGAGTTTAGCAACGGCACCATCTCCTGGACTGAGGGTGAAGACGGCACCTTCGCGGCCGATATCAACGCCTAA
- the coaA gene encoding type I pantothenate kinase, whose translation MARNLDSSPYLDFDRETWRELRKSMPQVLTENELEELRGIGDRIDLDEVADVYLPLSRLIHMQVTARQQLTAATEAFLGNPPTHVPFVIGVGGSVAVGKSTTARLLQVLLQRWDSHPKVDLVTTDGFLFPTQTLKDRGLMKRKGFPESYDRRALMRFVTDVKSGKPVVKAPLYSHITYDIVKDRYQEVNQPDILILEGLNVLQTSPTLTIADLFDFSVYVDARTDDIEQWYIDRFLTLRHTEFRRPNAHFAAYADMNDEQARAQAREIWQSINLPNLVENILPTRVRASLVLKKGSHHLVEQVRMRKI comes from the coding sequence ATGGCGCGCAACCTGGATTCAAGCCCCTACCTCGACTTTGACCGTGAAACCTGGCGTGAACTCCGCAAATCCATGCCGCAGGTGCTGACAGAAAACGAGCTAGAAGAGCTACGCGGCATCGGCGACCGCATTGATTTGGACGAGGTGGCAGACGTCTACCTCCCCCTCTCCCGCCTTATCCACATGCAGGTCACCGCCCGGCAGCAGCTCACCGCCGCCACCGAGGCCTTCTTGGGCAACCCACCCACGCACGTGCCCTTCGTCATCGGCGTGGGCGGTTCCGTGGCCGTGGGKAAATCCACCACCGCCCGCCTCCTCCAAGTGCTCCTACAGCGATGGGACTCTCACCCGAAGGTGGACCTAGTGACCACGGACGGGTTTCTCTTTCCCACCCAAACGCTTAAAGACCGCGGACTGATGAAGCGCAAGGGTTTCCCCGAATCCTATGACCGCCGTGCACTTATGCGCTTTGTTACCGACGTCAAATCCGGAAAACCCGTGGTCAAAGCGCCGCTGTATTCGCATATTACCTATGACATCGTCAAAGATCGCTATCAAGAGGTCAATCAGCCGGATATCTTGATTTTGGAGGGCCTCAACGTCCTCCAGACCAGCCCCACCTTAACCATCGCGGATCTATTTGATTTCTCCGTCTACGTCGACGCCCGCACGGACGATATTGAACAGTGGTACATCGACCGCTTCCTCACGCTGCGCCACACCGAATTCCGCCGGCCCAATGCCCACTTCGCTGCTTATGCCGATATGAACGACGAGCAGGCGCGCGCCCAGGCCCGCGAGATTTGGCAATCCATTAACCTGCCAAACTTGGTGGAAAATATCCTACCCACCCGCGTGCGCGCATCGCTGGTATTGAAGAAGGGATCGCATCACCTGGTTGAACAGGTCCGCATGCGAAAAATCTAG
- a CDS encoding GNAT family N-acetyltransferase — MVPMSENAKQTSADEKKKDFRIRPFTSADYPQMREIYEQGLQTGHATYETRSLTYEEFTNSKIMASVHVAVEADDDSKVLGWVSAAPISSRTVFHGVVEDSIYLGSDAQGRGIAGALLDCLIEVCKDLHKWAIHSWIFPENEGSAGLHKSRGFEKVGTYSHMAKMTYGELAGQWRDTDVYELLLPKPEEKNR, encoded by the coding sequence ATGGTGCCTATGAGCGAGAACGCCAAGCAGACGTCTGCGGACGAAAAGAAAAAGGATTTCCGTATCCGGCCTTTCACGTCGGCCGATTACCCGCAGATGCGGGAGATCTACGAGCAGGGCCTGCAAACCGGCCATGCCACCTATGAGACCCGTTCCTTGACCTATGAGGAGTTTACGAACTCCAAAATCATGGCTTCGGTGCACGTAGCCGTTGAGGCGGACGATGATTCCAAGGTATTGGGGTGGGTTTCGGCCGCCCCGATTTCATCGCGCACCGTCTTCCACGGCGTGGTGGAGGATTCCATCTACTTGGGATCTGATGCCCAAGGCCGTGGCATCGCCGGGGCCTTGCTCGATTGCCTCATTGAGGTGTGCAAGGATCTGCACAAGTGGGCCATCCACTCCTGGATTTTCCCGGAAAATGAAGGCTCTGCGGGCCTGCACAAGTCCCGCGGCTTTGAAAAGGTCGGCACCTACTCCCACATGGCCAAGATGACCTATGGCGAGTTGGCCGGTCAGTGGCGCGATACCGATGTCTACGAGCTCCTGCTCCCCAAGCCGGAGGAAAAGAACCGCTAA
- a CDS encoding isoprenyl transferase → MTFLKRLMYPLYEARLVRXIKGRPQPKHXAIXADGNRRWAREAGFTDISHGHRQGAKKIGEMIAWCRDTDIEVVTIYLLSTENLKRSQQEVQLLFDIISDVVTHLSQGDLDCQVRLVGNLGLLPAPVTQRMVDAAEETKDNQGVIVNVAVGYGGRQEIVDAVQKLVRSEAEKGTSAAEMADRVTADSITEHLYTKGLPDPDLVIRTSGEQRLSGFLLWQAAYSEIWFTDTYWPAFRKVDFLRALREYSQRSRRFGK, encoded by the coding sequence GTGACATTTCTCAAGCGGCTGATGTACCCCTTGTATGAAGCACGCCTCGTGCGGYTTATCAAGGGCAGACCGCAGCCGAAGCACGKGGCGATCAKGGCTGACGGCAACCGCCGCTGGGCGCGGGAAGCCGGGTTTACAGATATTAGCCACGGCCACCGCCAAGGGGCGAAGAAAATTGGAGAGATGATCGCGTGGTGCCGCGATACCGATATTGAGGTAGTCACCATCTACCTCTTATCCACGGAGAACTTGAAGCGCAGCCAGCAGGAAGTGCAGCTACTTTTTGACATCATCTCTGATGTGGTCACGCATCTGTCCCAGGGAGATCTGGATTGCCAGGTTCGTCTTGTGGGTAACTTAGGGTTGTTGCCCGCGCCGGTAACACAGCGCATGGTCGATGCCGCCGAGGAAACCAAGGATAACCAAGGGGTCATCGTCAATGTGGCTGTGGGCTACGGTGGGCGCCAAGAAATCGTTGATGCCGTTCAGAAGCTGGTGCGCAGCGAGGCTGAAAAGGGCACCAGCGCTGCCGAGATGGCGGACCGAGTCACCGCAGACTCGATCACGGAACACCTATATACCAAGGGCCTGCCGGACCCAGACTTGGTGATCCGCACCTCCGGCGAGCAGCGTCTTTCCGGATTCCTGCTGTGGCAAGCGGCCTATTCAGAAATCTGGTTCACCGATACCTATTGGCCGGCGTTCCGGAAGGTAGATTTCCTGCGCGCGCTGCGTGAGTATTCGCAGCGTTCGCGCCGCTTTGGTAAGTAG